GCTCTCCCCTACCGTTTTGTACCTGGTTTTATGCCCGCTGCAGCCGGTATGTAAATTTACGTTATGCCGCGTTAAGACAATCGGCCATTTCCTTTACATTTTCTTACCTTGTTTTTTAATCACTAACGCTAATTAACTGAAAATGAAAATAGAATAAAAAGAGTAATAAAAGGAAAGGGAGCAGCAAAGTGAAAACACTGGCTACTAAATTATCGGCCTGCCTGGTATTTACCGGCTTTATCACCGGCTGCGCCTCTTCGCCACAAACACTGGTTACCGCACCCGTACATATCAGACCGCAATTTACCCCGGTTGCGCTGGAAGATAGTCCCGGCTCCATTTACCAGCCCAACAAGGCAATGTTGTTATTTGAAGAGCCTATTGCCAACCGTGTTGGTGATGCGTTGAAGATCAATATTGCCGAGAATCTCTCCTCCAGTAACAATGCCAACACATCGACCAGTCGCACATCTACAATTTCCGAATCCGGTCCGGGTGCGCTTTCCTCGATGGGTGGTTTGCTGAAAGAAATTTTTGATTACAGCGGCAAAGCAACTGGCAGTAGCAGCCTGAAAGGCACCG
The sequence above is drawn from the Aquitalea denitrificans genome and encodes:
- a CDS encoding flagellar basal body L-ring protein FlgH — translated: MKTLATKLSACLVFTGFITGCASSPQTLVTAPVHIRPQFTPVALEDSPGSIYQPNKAMLLFEEPIANRVGDALKINIAENLSSSNNANTSTSRTSTISESGPGALSSMGGLLKEIFDYSGKATGSSSLKGTGQVTNANQISGSLMVSVTDILPNGYMAVAGEKAVAASGNTTLLRFSGIVNKRDIKVGNVVSSNDVGDARIEQIVNGVASEVASRTAAQNFFAGLINFW